Part of the Deltaproteobacteria bacterium genome, TGGGCCGATGTTCATGGAGCAGCAAAGCGAAGCCTTCATACCGGTTCCTTGAGTGGTGAAAATAATGTGGAATCCGAAGGGATTAACAGTCTTATCCCAAACGGGATTTTGGTGAAAGAAAAAAATCGCACAAGGCGCTTTCCATCATGGGCCTTGACCCGGATCATAGGTGCTGATAAGGCATCCTTCGCGCATTTTGCGCCCGGAAGCACCTTCCTTCGGTTTTCAAGGAAAGAGATACTGCATGTTCCGCATTACGAGATTTTTCCTTTTTCGCGTCCTTCCGGTGCTTATAGTAATTCTGACCGCTTACCAGCTATATATTTTCGCGCACATAATCTGGTGGCGGAACCATAATCCCAAGATGACCTCCTTCATGGAAAGCCGCCTGGAAATCCTGCAGAAAAAGGACACGGATTTCGAACTCAGGCACAAGTGGGTGCCTTACAAAGACATTTCCATAAATCTCAAGCGGGCCGTGGTGGCCAGCGAGGACGCCAAGTTCCTGGATCACGAGGGCTTTGACTGGGAGGGGATGCAGGACGCTTTCGAGAGGAACATCAAGAAGGGCCGCATCGTGGCCGGAGGCTCCACCATAAGCCAGCAGCTTTCCAAAAACCTTTTTCTCACAGCCGGAAAGACCCCCTGGCGCAAGCTGGAGGAGGCCGCGATAACGCTGATGCTGGAAGCGGCCCTGCCCAAGCGGAGGATTTTCGAGATTTACCTAAACGTCATCGAATGGGGAAACGGCATTTACGGGGCCGAGGCCGCAGCGAGGCGCTATTACGGCGTAAGCGCCAAAAGGCTGACTGTCTCCCAGGCCGCCCTTTTGGCCTCGATGGTGCCCAACCCCCGCTACTTCGAGAAACACCGCAAGGCGAAAAAACTCCTTCGCAAGGCCAGGATCATTCAGAGGAGGATGCGCTACGCCGACGTACCTTAAAGCCTTTTCAACAGTCTGTTAAAGCCCGCCCCGTCACTTGCCGAACATGCGGGCCAGAAGCGGTATCGCTATCAGGGTTCCCAGCATGGCCCCGGCGTTGGTGAAGGCCACAACCAGAAGGATTCTTGTGACCTTGTTGCGCCAGAAGCCGGAAAAGCTCATTATGTCGTCGGATATGCTTTCCAGGTCCTTCACCTGGGGCTTTCTGACCCAGGCCTCCACGAGCCCTGCAGCCCAGCCCGTGGCCACCGCCGGGTGAATGGTGGCCACCGGGGCCGCCACCACGGCGGTAAGAATGCTTAAAGGGTGCGCCCAGGCCGCAATGGCCCCGATGCCCGCCAATACGCCGGTTACAAGAGCCCAGGCCATGGCCATGTTGAGGCCCGTGTCTTTTCCCATGAAGAAGAACCCGCCCACTATCAGGGCCACTATGGCCCCGGGTATTCCCCAGCCGAGAATCGCCCCCAGCCTTCCCTTGGGCGGCATGACATCCAGCGCCGCAAGGTCGATGGGCTCCTCCCAGTTCTTCGTTATTCCGGGCACGTGGCCCGCCCCCACCACCGCCACTATCTTTTCACCGGGGGCTGTGCGGATTTTTTCTGCGAGGTAAAGATCGCGCTCGTCAATGAGCACCCGCCTAAGGTCCGGCATGATGTCGCCCATCTCCTTCAAGAGAAGCTCCAGGGCGTCCTTTTCCTTCAGGGCCTCGATGTCCTCTGCGGTTATGTCGTCGGCCTCGGAAAGCCCGCCTATGAGCTGAAGCAGGAGCTTGAACTTCGACTTATAGCCTAAAAGCCTCCATGCGCGGGACAGGGTGGTGCGGATTTCCCTGTCAGCAGGAACCACCAGCGCGCCCTGGTTTTCTGCGGTGATCACGGCCCGGAGCATTTCCTCGCCCGCCTTCACGTCCAGGTTTTTCGCTATGCGCTTTTGAAAGGCGGCAAGCAAAAGGTGGCTTAAAAGCAGGAAGACCTTCTTTTCCCGGATCACCTTCACGATGTCCATCTCGCGCCAGGAATCGGGCTTTCTTATGGCGATCATGCGGCTGTCGCAAAGCTCAACGCACACGGTGTCGGGCTTTTCATTAAGGATCACCCTTTCGACGGTTTCTGCGCTTTTCCTGGACACGTGGGCCGTGCCGATGAGGATGATGTCTTTCCCATTGAAAGAAAGGCGATGGATGTCGGCGTCGCCTTTGTCGATGGTATCGATTTCAACGGTGGGTTCGTCTGAGGGTGCGAGTGCTATCTCGGCTTTTTCTTCGGGCATTTCGTTCCGGCCTTTGACGGGTGCGTGTTGGAAGGTCAAGGGGTTTTGGCGGCTTTGGTTTCCCGGCTCAAGTTTTGGCCGGAAAACGATAATGCACGTTACAGGGGGCCTTGGTCAAGGTCAATATGGAGTAATGCCAGGGGCTCATTTCAAAAATTTTTTGCATCCGGCTGCGCCTTCATCCTGGCCGACAACAAGAGCGGGCTTCGACATCCGCGAAAAAAAGGGAGCCTCCCGGTTCCGAACTGTTCAAGGTTCAGGAAGCGGAAGACTCCCCAGTTAACCCAGGACTCTATCCCATCCGCCTATCCGAAAAGGGAACTGATGAAGCAGACGCCGTCACCGCCGTCGTCGTAGGAGGTGTCCAGCCCGGCCGCCAGGGGATCGCTAACTTGGCCGACAGCCAGGTTCGAGTCGAAGGGGCCGTTGTCCTTTATGACGATGGTAACGCTCTTTCTGTCCTTGGATATCTGGGCGCCTTCCTGCCCGGCGGTACTCTTGTATATCATCGCGAAATCCAGCCACTTGCCGTTGTTGAGCTTGAACCAGGAGTAACCCCTTGGCAGGGCCTCGGGCAGGACCACCTTGAATACTGCGGTTCCGAACACGGACGTCAGGTCCACGTCCATAAGCCCGTAGATCATGTTGGAGGGCCTGTCGGTTTGGGGGGTCGCGTAAGGATCGGCGAAATCAAGGTCAGACACGATGCCCTGCATGGAAACGATGCCAAGGGGCTTGCCGGTGTCGGTCATGATGTAGGAAGCATTGGGCTCGTTTATGAAGAGGTCGCCGTAAACCGTGGCGGCAAGCATCCGGTGTGTCTGGGCCGTGGGATGGATGGTGTCCCAGAAGATGTAGCCGCCGGCGTTGTCGAAGGTCTTGCCGGAAAGGAGCGCGGAGTCGTCGGTGTTGGTGAAGCCGTACAGGCCGGGATAGGCCAGGGCCTTGTCAAAGAGCTCGAAGGAGCTTATGGGGTAGATGTTGACCCCCGGATGGGTTGCTGCAAACCCGCCGAGGGCCTGGGCGAGCGCGTCGTTGAAGGCCTGGGACACTGCGCGGCCCTGGGCGGCGCCCTCCGGCGTGCCGTTGTTCCTTGGCGTTGCGCCCAAATCCGGCAGGTCGAAAACGGCAATGTCCGTTGCGCCCATGTTGTCCACAAGCCGGGTCAAACCGGTATAGATGTTGTTGATGGCGTTTCCGATAACTGCGGCGACCTGCTCCTGGGTGGAAAGGTCGGCGCTTAGGAAGTCATTGGCTCCGATCCAGACGGCAACAAGGGTGTTTTGGGGAATCGTGACCTGGGCGGCCATGGCCTGGTTCACCTGGTCCAAAAAGTCCACCACGGGCATCTGTGCCCCTGCGCCGGTCTTCGCTCCGCCGAACGCGTTGTTGAAGAACAGGGAGCCGAAAACCGGCGGCGGGGCCTGCTGAGTAATGAGCTGGGACAGGATGAGATTGTCGGAAAGGCCCATGAGGCCGGCCAGGTCCTCGGACCAGACAGGGCCGTTGGACCACCTGCCCTGCCAGTAGTTCGCGGGATCAGGAGCCTGGCCTTGGGCCAGAAGGAACACGTTGCCGGAGTCCGAAAGACTGTCGCCGTAGACAACGAGGTTGTCGAACCTGGTCGCCGCATCGGCCTGCCCGCCGACAGGGACGAAGCCGGAAATAAGCAGCAGGCCGCAAAGGGCCAAAACCATCAGGAAGCGTTTCATGCTCTCTCCTTTCATGGGGGAAAAGTGCTTTGCGATGGATTAAGGGCTTTGCCGGGAGAACCGTTAGCCTGGCAGAACCCAAGGCATGGCGGTTGAACGGAACGCCTTCAGCATTTGCCGGTCAGGTGATTTGGGCCAAATTCCGTTAAATTATAACGGATTCGGCGGGGGCATGGCAAGTTCCAAACATTGCCGAATCCAAGTATTGTCCACTCAAGACAATTGGCTGCCCATCTTCACCCAAAGCCTGAACCAAATTCCTTCCACAGGTGAAAAATCTTCCGCCGTTAATTTATCATTCGATTTCATTCAGAGGGCTCATCCTGTATTATGGAATAAAAAAGACCTGTTTTAAGGCCGATAAACCGGCGAGGAGCGCTTCGGGCGAAACATTCCACGCCGGTTTATTTTAAGCCCTCAGGGCCGCGCCTTTTTTTATGGCGGCCATGTAGTCGGCTCCGCGCGAAATGGCGGAGAGATTGAGCTCCAGAAGCCAGGGGTTCTTCTTTTCCAGCATCTGGTGCAGGTGCTCTTCAACGGTCTTGCGTTCCACGCAGCGGGTCATCTCGATAAGAGCGCCCAGGCCCACCATGTTGGAGACCTTGGTGTCGCCCACTTCCTCGGCTATGCGGGTGAAGGGGGCGTTTACAAGGGTGACGCCCTCAGGCACCGGAATTTCCGTGCAGAGACTGGAATTGGAAAGGATGTTCGAGCCTGATATGCACTGGGGCGCGAATTTTTCCAGGGACGGCTGATTGAGGGCCACCAGGGCGTCTATGCGGGTGAAGATGGGGCTTCCGATGGGCTTGTCGGAGACGATCACCATGACGTTTGCGGTGCCGCCGCGCATTTCCGGGCCGTAGGAGGGAAGCCAGGTAACGTGATTTCCCTCGGCCATTGCAGCCTCGGCCACGAGCTTTCCTATCAGAAGCGCCCCCTGGCCGCCGAAACCGGCGCATAATATTCTGATTCTCATGATCACTTCTTCTCCGGCGTGGGTGTGTCCTCGACTCCCCGGTCCCTGTAAACGCCAAGCGGGAACACGGGAAGCATGCTTTCCCTGGCCCAGACCCTGCTTTTGAGCGGGTCCATGCCCCAGTTGGTGGGGCAGGTGGAAATCATTTCAACCAGGGTGAAGCCGCGCCCCTCGGCGTTGTACTTGAGAGCCTTCTTCACGGCCTTCTTGGCCTTTATGATTTCCTTGGGCGACAGAAGGCTTACGCGCTCTATGTAATAGGTCATCTTGAGGCTTGAAAGAAGCTCGCACACCCTTATGGGATAGCCGGTGTCCTCCACGTCGCGCCCGTAGGGGGCCGTGGTGGCCTTCATGCCCGGAAGGGTGGTGGGGGCCATCTGGCCGCCGGTCATGCCGTAAATTGCGTTGTTGACGAAAAAGACCGCGATTTTCTCGTTGCGGTTGGCGGCGTGGACGATTTCCGCCATGCCGATGGCCGCAAGGTCGCCGTCGCCCTGGTAGGTGAAGACCACGCAGTCGGGCCGGGCGCGCTTGATGCCGGTGGCCATGGCGGGCGCGCGACCGTGGGGCGACTGGATCATGTCGCAGGAGAAAAAGTTGTACGCGAAAACCGCGCAGCCAACCGGCGCTATGCCTATGGTGCGGTCGGTTATGCCAAGCTCGTCCATGGATTCGGCGATGATGCGGTGGGCCACGCCGTGCAGGCAGCCGGGGCAGTACGTCAGCCGGGTTTTTGTGAGCCCTTCCGGGCGTTTGGCTATAACTCTCATTGGAAGCGCTCCCGCAGGATTTTTATGGTCTCGACCGGGGTGAAGACAACGCCACCGGCCTTTCCGACGTGTTCGACCGGGCAGGCCCCGTTCACGGCCAGGCGGACGTCCTCCACCATCTGGCCCATGTTGAGCTCCACGGTGACGACCTTTTTGACGCCCCTTGCCGCCGCCGCGATGGCGTCGTAGGGAAAGGGCCACAAGGAGATGGGCCGCACGAGGCCGATTTCGATGCCCTGGTCCTTCAACTCGTCAATGGCGCTTTTGACCACCCTGGCCGCAGTGCCCGTGGCCACCGCCAGCATGGTGGGATTGGCGTCCACGTTGTACATCTCGTAGCGGACCTCGTTTTGCTTTATCACGTCATAGACCTCGAAGAGCTTCTCGGTTTTTTCCTTCAGCTCGTAGGGGTCTATGAAAAGGGAGTTAATGATGTGATTCGGGCGGCTGTTGCCGGTCCGGCAGCCAAGGGCCCACTCGGAGCTGTCCGCCGCGATTCCGGGCTCGTCCTCGAAAACAACCGGCTCCATCATCTGACCCAGCATTCCGTCCGCGAAGATGAGAACCGGGGTGCGATATTTTTCGGCGATGCGGAAGGCTTCGCTTGCCATGTCCGCGAATTCCTGCACGGATGACGGCGCAAGAACAGGCGTGTAGTAATCGCCGTGGCCGCCGCCCCGTGTGGACTGGAAGTAGTCGCTCTGCATGGGGGCGATGTTCCCCAGGCCGGGGCCCCCGCGCTGGACGTTCACAATAACGGCCGGAAGGCGGCTGGCCGCCATGTAGGAAATGCCCTCCTGCTTGAGGCTGATTCCGGGGGACGAGGAGCTGGTCATTACCCGTACTCCGCAGGCTGCGGCGCCGAACACCATGTTGATGGCCGCCACTTCGCTTTCGGCCTGGAGGAAACAGCCGCCCACCTGGGGCATCCTTTTCGCCATGTACTCGATAAGCTCGCTCTGGGGCGTGATGGGATACGCGAAATAATGGCGGCATCCTGCGCGTATGGCCGCCTCGGCCACCGCCTCGTTGCCCTTCATCAGGATTTTTTCGCCCATGAAATTTCTCCTTGCGCTCTTTCCATCCGGTTTATCGCCCTGGAGTGAGTCCCGAAGGCGGTTACCGGAGATCATTTTTCTATGGTGATGGCCCCGTCCGGGCAGGTCACGTAGCAAAGGGTGCAGGCGTTGCACTCCTCCGGGCTCTTGCAAAACACCGGATGGTAGCCCTGCTCGTTCAGATGCGGGGCATACTCCAGTATCTTCATGGGGCAGGCGTCTATGCACAGCCCGCATCCCTTGCAGTAGTATTCGTCAACAGTCATCTTGGCCATAATATTCTCCTGTCAGCTTTCCCGGCCTTACACGGCCTTTTTAAACCGGGTTTTCACCCGCATGTAACTTTTTTTATAGCCCCGGTTAAAAAATCTCCCAGGGCTTTTTCATGAATTTTTTGAGGATGAAAATCTCCCTGCCCACGGCCTTGGCGTCAACGCGGTTTTCATGGCCCTCCAGAATGCAGACCCGGTTGAACAGGAGGTCTCTGGCCAGGGCGATTTCCTGGGCCGCCGCCACGCCTTCCATGATGATGTTCTGATCGGTCTCGTCCATGAGATGGCTGTTGGACACGATTTCGGTGAAGGCGAGCTGGGAAAGGTGCTGGATGTCATCCATCTGCGCCATTGCGCCTTCGGCGTCCCGGCTTCCGGGCCTGCGGGTGTTGTTGACCAGAATCATTGAATACTGGCGGACGGAGATTTCACCGCAGTAGCGCCCAAGCACCCGCGCTCCCATCTTGTCGCCTCCCACGTCCAGAATGACCGTGCGGTCCCTCATTGTGAGAGCGCCGCCGATCTTTGGGGAAAGCATGGGAACATCGGCCTTTGCGAACTGGCCTTCGGGGGCGATGACGGATATTCCGCGCCGGGCGAAAAGGTCCCGCACGTCCCTTGTGCGAAAGTAAGGGTTCACGACGTCCATGTCCACCAGGACGCAGTCTTCCCCTGCCTCCCTGGTGCGGGCGGCGAGATTGATGGCGAACTCGGTTTTCCCCGACCCGTAGGCTCCCGACACTATTATGAGCGGAGCATCCAACTTTATACCCTTCCAAGGACGTCCAAAAACCGAGCGCACGCTCGTTTTTTACGCCGCTCATTTGGCCAGCGTAAATTTTTACAATAGTTTCACCGCAAATTTTGTCAAGAATTTTGTGGATCGGATGGGGTGCGATGATTTTCTCGCGTCACCAACACTTCGGTTCCCTATAAGGGTGGCGGACGGGGCCTTTTAGTCCGCCGCGCCCCGTGATTTCGCAAGAAGGGTCTTCAAGTTGTCCATGGTGTGAAAAACGAAGCCGGAGAAGGCCTTGTTGGCCAGGGAGGGCGGAATGGAGCCTTCGGGCATGATCCTCGATTCGTAAACTGCCCTGGTTTTTTTCGCCCCCGCCCTTTCCAGTATCCATAGCTGCCTTGAATCGGTTATGCGCAGATGTCGCCTGGGACAAGGCACTTCCGGGGCATTTGCCGCAACCGCTTCAATGACCGCGCGGTCGCCCGAAAGCCTTGCTGAGACGTCGTAGACCGCGTCACGGTTCCAGAAAGGCCAGGGGATGCGAAACCTGTAATACACCCGTCGCCGGGCCTTTCCTTCCCGGCTCAATGTGCGGGCCTCCAGGCAGCTTGCGAACCAGCCCGTGGCCTTGGGTACATCCTCGAAAACCGCGAGAATGCTTTCGAGGGTTGCGTCGATTTCACATTCCCCCCTGAAACTTTCGATTTCGCTTCCGGGAATTTTTTTCGCATGAACTTGAACGCCCCGGCCTTGTCTGGTAAGAATCCAGGCCTCGTCGGCAAAAATCGGGGCAGAGGAGGCCGCAAAAACAAGGGTGGCCAAAAAAAGCCATATCGCAGCAACCGTTCCGCGCCAAAGGGGGCTTCCATGAAGAGAATCGAAAAATCCCGGAAATCCCTTTTCGCCTCCTGCTGGCTTTTTCTGGCAGGGCTTTGCATGACCGGGCATTTTTGTTACGTTGCCTGGCGAACCTTTGCCGCAGGCACTTTCGGCGAAATTTTGTGGATCACCCACATCT contains:
- a CDS encoding 3-methyl-2-oxobutanoate dehydrogenase subunit VorB encodes the protein MGEKILMKGNEAVAEAAIRAGCRHYFAYPITPQSELIEYMAKRMPQVGGCFLQAESEVAAINMVFGAAACGVRVMTSSSSPGISLKQEGISYMAASRLPAVIVNVQRGGPGLGNIAPMQSDYFQSTRGGGHGDYYTPVLAPSSVQEFADMASEAFRIAEKYRTPVLIFADGMLGQMMEPVVFEDEPGIAADSSEWALGCRTGNSRPNHIINSLFIDPYELKEKTEKLFEVYDVIKQNEVRYEMYNVDANPTMLAVATGTAARVVKSAIDELKDQGIEIGLVRPISLWPFPYDAIAAAARGVKKVVTVELNMGQMVEDVRLAVNGACPVEHVGKAGGVVFTPVETIKILRERFQ
- a CDS encoding 2-oxoacid:acceptor oxidoreductase family protein, whose product is MMRIRILCAGFGGQGALLIGKLVAEAAMAEGNHVTWLPSYGPEMRGGTANVMVIVSDKPIGSPIFTRIDALVALNQPSLEKFAPQCISGSNILSNSSLCTEIPVPEGVTLVNAPFTRIAEEVGDTKVSNMVGLGALIEMTRCVERKTVEEHLHQMLEKKNPWLLELNLSAISRGADYMAAIKKGAALRA
- a CDS encoding TraB/GumN family protein, which translates into the protein MPEEKAEIALAPSDEPTVEIDTIDKGDADIHRLSFNGKDIILIGTAHVSRKSAETVERVILNEKPDTVCVELCDSRMIAIRKPDSWREMDIVKVIREKKVFLLLSHLLLAAFQKRIAKNLDVKAGEEMLRAVITAENQGALVVPADREIRTTLSRAWRLLGYKSKFKLLLQLIGGLSEADDITAEDIEALKEKDALELLLKEMGDIMPDLRRVLIDERDLYLAEKIRTAPGEKIVAVVGAGHVPGITKNWEEPIDLAALDVMPPKGRLGAILGWGIPGAIVALIVGGFFFMGKDTGLNMAMAWALVTGVLAGIGAIAAWAHPLSILTAVVAAPVATIHPAVATGWAAGLVEAWVRKPQVKDLESISDDIMSFSGFWRNKVTRILLVVAFTNAGAMLGTLIAIPLLARMFGK
- a CDS encoding 2-oxoglutarate oxidoreductase — encoded protein: MRVIAKRPEGLTKTRLTYCPGCLHGVAHRIIAESMDELGITDRTIGIAPVGCAVFAYNFFSCDMIQSPHGRAPAMATGIKRARPDCVVFTYQGDGDLAAIGMAEIVHAANRNEKIAVFFVNNAIYGMTGGQMAPTTLPGMKATTAPYGRDVEDTGYPIRVCELLSSLKMTYYIERVSLLSPKEIIKAKKAVKKALKYNAEGRGFTLVEMISTCPTNWGMDPLKSRVWARESMLPVFPLGVYRDRGVEDTPTPEKK
- a CDS encoding ferredoxin family protein, which translates into the protein MAKMTVDEYYCKGCGLCIDACPMKILEYAPHLNEQGYHPVFCKSPEECNACTLCYVTCPDGAITIEK
- the mtgA gene encoding monofunctional biosynthetic peptidoglycan transglycosylase, encoding MFRITRFFLFRVLPVLIVILTAYQLYIFAHIIWWRNHNPKMTSFMESRLEILQKKDTDFELRHKWVPYKDISINLKRAVVASEDAKFLDHEGFDWEGMQDAFERNIKKGRIVAGGSTISQQLSKNLFLTAGKTPWRKLEEAAITLMLEAALPKRRIFEIYLNVIEWGNGIYGAEAAARRYYGVSAKRLTVSQAALLASMVPNPRYFEKHRKAKKLLRKARIIQRRMRYADVP
- a CDS encoding SGNH/GDSL hydrolase family protein: MKRFLMVLALCGLLLISGFVPVGGQADAATRFDNLVVYGDSLSDSGNVFLLAQGQAPDPANYWQGRWSNGPVWSEDLAGLMGLSDNLILSQLITQQAPPPVFGSLFFNNAFGGAKTGAGAQMPVVDFLDQVNQAMAAQVTIPQNTLVAVWIGANDFLSADLSTQEQVAAVIGNAINNIYTGLTRLVDNMGATDIAVFDLPDLGATPRNNGTPEGAAQGRAVSQAFNDALAQALGGFAATHPGVNIYPISSFELFDKALAYPGLYGFTNTDDSALLSGKTFDNAGGYIFWDTIHPTAQTHRMLAATVYGDLFINEPNASYIMTDTGKPLGIVSMQGIVSDLDFADPYATPQTDRPSNMIYGLMDVDLTSVFGTAVFKVVLPEALPRGYSWFKLNNGKWLDFAMIYKSTAGQEGAQISKDRKSVTIVIKDNGPFDSNLAVGQVSDPLAAGLDTSYDDGGDGVCFISSLFG